The DNA sequence GGCGGAACTCCAGGCGCGGGTGCGTGGCGCCGACGGGTTCGCCCTCGCCGAGGGGCCGGTGCTCGACCGCTCGGTGCTGCGTTTTCGCAGCTTCGTCTGCGAACCGCTGCGGTACGGCAACCTGCTGCTCGCCGGCGACGCCGCGCACACCGTCCCGCCTACCGGCGCCAAGGGCCTCAACCTCGCCCTCTCCGACGCCCGCCTCCTCGCCGAGGCGGTGGAACGCGCCGTCGCCGCCCGCGACTTCCGGCACCTCGACGCCTACGGCCCCCGCGCCCTGCGCCGCACCTGGCGGGCCCAGCACTTCTCCTACTGGATGACGAACCTGCTGCACCGCCTCCCCGGCGCCACCGCCTTCGACGAACGCCGCCAACTCGGCGAACTCGCCGCCCTGGTAAGCTCCACGGCCGCGTCCACACACCTCGCGGAGGGGTACACGGGGCGAGTGGTGCCCGCTCGGCGGCCATGAAAGCCCCGGCGACGCGGGAGCGGCCGGGCCCCCGCCGAACGCCGGACGCGCGCACCCCCGTGAGACGATCAAGGGATGAACCGGACACCGCGCACCCTCTCCCTGGCCGCGCTGCTGATCGTCTGCACGGCCGCGCCGCTCGCGTGCGCGCGGCCGGCCCCCGCGCCCACCGTCCGGGACGAGCCCGGAGGCCGGCCCGGCCCGCGCACCCCCTCCGCCGGGCCCTCGCGGAGCACCCCCGCCGTGCCGGGAGCGTCCGCCGCCGCATGCCCGCGCGACGGCCTGCGCGTCACGGCCGGGCCCGTCGACGCCGCCATGGGCTTGCGCAGCATGAGCGTACGGCTGGACAACTGCGGCACCGCGCCCCGCACCCTCGAAGGCCGCCCGCGCCTGCGCGTCCTGGGGGAGAAGGGGGAGGCGCTGGACGTCGCCGTGCACGACGACCTCACGGCCGCCACCCGCCCGGGCGGGCCGGCCACCCCGGCCCGGCCGCTGACCCTGCGCCCCGGCGCGGCGGCGGTGGCCGTCGTCCTGTGGCGCAACACGTACGACGACACCCGCCGGCCCCCGCTGCTCGGCCGGCACCTGGAGGTGACCCCGGCCCCGGGCGTCCCCGCGCAGACGGTCGAACCGGAGGGCGGCCTGGACCTCGGCAGCACGGGCAAGGTGGCGGTCGGCCCGTGGAAGCCGGCGGGCTGACGCTCCGGGGCCGACGGCGCGTACGGACGTCGAACGGCGGTTCCGGTGGGCGGGCGAGCGGCCCGGCGGCCGAACCACCGCACACACAGCGCCGGTTAAGCCCCTACGGGGAGCCGAACCCCCGGCCGGGCGCACGGCACCGCCCGGCACCCGGACGATTCCGCTCCGTCCGCGACCTTCCGCACTCCGTACGCCCCCGCATCCGGCCGGAGGCCCGGGGCACCCGCGCGGTACGCCACCGAAGGACGGGCCCGGAAGGGCCGGAAGGAGGCCGGGATCATGGCCGGGGAACGCGGACGACCACATCACCGGAAACACCGGACGATCGGGACGATCGGGCACCGGGGACACGGGAAGACCACGCTGGCCGTCGCGGCCGGGAAGGCCGCGGCGAAGGCATACCGGCAGGACGCCGGCGCCGTGGAGCGGATCGTAGAGGCCGCGGGCAGCACCCGCGCCGCGCTCGCCCCGTACAGCACCCACAGCGCCTACGCCACACCCGGGTGCCACTACACCCACTTCGACACGGAGGCCCGCCACGTCGGCGACCTGCTCGGCCACACGCCGCTGGACGGGGTCGTCCTCGTCGTCTCGGCCCTCGGTGCCGTGCCCCCGCAGGCCCGCGAACACCTGCGGCTCGCCCGGGGGGCCGGGGTGCGCCGGCTCGCGGTCTACCTCAACAAGTGCGACGCGCTCGCCGACCCCGAGGCGGCCGACGAGGCCGAGCGAGCGGTCCGCGCGTTCCTCCGCGAACAGGGGCTCGACGACGAACGGGTGCCCATCGTCCGCGGCTCCGCCCTCCAAGCCCTGGCCGGCGACCTGTTCTGGGAGGCGTCCGTCATCGAGCTGATGGAGACCCTGGACGCCCGCATGCACGTCTGACGCGACCGCGCCCGCGGCCGTCAGCCCGCGAAGCAGAAGACGCAGCCCTCCAGCAGGGGCAGCGAGCTCAGCACCCGGTGCCGTACGCACGAGGCCGTCGCCGCCTCGTCCGGCCCGGGGAAGGTGTACCCGTCGTCCCGGGCCGCGGCCGGGTCGAACGCCTCGACCAACTCCCGGAACCGGCGCAGGTACTTCTCCGCGAACGGCGGGAAGTAGTTCAGCTCGTCCCAGCGGTGCCGCCGCAGCGCCAGGTCGGTGACCCGCAGCACGAAGTCCTTGGCCTCCGCCCGCTCCGGGCCGGTCCGCCCCCAGTCGAGGTCGGCCAGGTCGAAGCCGACGGCTCCCCGCCCCATCACGGACTGGTCCTGCCGGGCCAGCAGGGCGGCGAACCGGTAGTCCCACGGCCGTTCCGCCAGCGCGGACACCGCCAGCGTGAGCACGTCGACGAAGACCGCCGTGCCCCCGTTGCTGAGGTACAGGCCGTCGTCACCGGCGAAGAAGGTGTTGCCCATCCCGTCACCCTACGACCGGCGCGCAGGGCGGGCCGCGCCGGGCGGCGGCCGTAATCCGGCTGCGCCCGGGCGGCCGTACGGGCACGATGGCGGGATGCCGGATCTGCTGTGGAACGACGTCAGGAACCTCTTCGACCCCGACCTGATGGGGGAGCTCCCGTACCTCACCGTGCCGGGCACCTCGGCCGAGGACTGGCAGGCGGTGTTCGACCTGGTCCGGTCGAGCGGGTGGGAGTGGGAGTTCCGGGTGGGCGGCGTCCCCGCGCCGCTGCCGCCCGCCGCCGACGTCCTGTCGCGCCCCCCGGACGCGGACTCGGCCGACCTGCACGTCCAGCCGGTTCCCGGCGTCACCGTGATCTTCTGGCTGATGTCCGCCGACGAGATCGACTTCGACGTCGACCTCCGGGAGCTCCAAGGGCAGTGGGGAGTCGACACCCTGTGCGCCTTCCTCCGCACCCTCGGCCGCCGGCTGGGCAAGCCGGTCGGCATGAGCGGCGGGGGCGACTACGCGAACCCGGTGCTGGGTTACGACCCGGCAGCCGACCGGGTGCGGGTGCTGGAAACCAGCCCGTCCGGCGATTGAGGACAAGCGGCGAAGCCGCTTTCACCGGGGTGCGGGCCCTCCCGAGGAAACGGTGAAATGGGGGTGCCCCCTCTGGGGGAGGGGCCGGGGCCACCCTCCGCCGCGCCGGCACCAGCTATACCGCCTCCGGAAATTCGCGCGCGCCGCGCGGGCCCTGCAACTACCGTGCGCCCATGGTGAACTTCGTACTGGTCGCGGGCGCCCGGCTCGGCGCGTGGGCGTGGGACGACGTGGTGCCGCACCTCCGCGCGGCCGGGCACGGCGTCCATCCGCTGACGCTGTCCGGGCTGGCCGAGAAGCGCGGTGTGCCCGCCGGGCAGCGGACCCATGTCCGGGACATCGTGGACGCGGTCGAGCGGCGGGAGTTGCGCGACGTCGTCCTCGTCGGCCACAGCTACGCGGGCATCCCGGTCGGCCAGGCCGCCGGGCGGATCGGCGACCGGCTGCGGCGCGTCGTGTTCGTCGACGCCGAAGTACCGTCCGACGGCGCGTCGTTCGTCTCCGCCTGGCCCGACGGCGGGGCGGCGGTGACGGCGGAGATCGACGGGCACGGCGGCTTCTGGCCCGCCGTGCCCGCCGCCCACTACGCGGGGCACGGGCTCACCGAAGAGCAGATCGCCCGGATCGTGGCCGGAGCGACTCCGCACCCCGGCGCCACGCTCACCGAACCCGCCGTCCTGGCCCGGCCCCTCGACGAGCTGCCGGCGACGTACGTCCTCTGCCGCCTCGCCGGCGACGAACCGGGCGATGCCGTGCGGGGGTTGCTGACGGGGCCACTCTGGCGGCGGGCCGACCTCGACACCGGCCACTGGCCGATGTTCTCCCGGCCGCGCGAGCTGGCGGACGTGCTCCTCGACGCGGCGGGCCTCAACGCACCAGCGGAGCGGCCCTGTTGACGAACTCCTCTATGGCCCGCCTCGACCGGGCGTCGAGGGCGTCCCGGCCGCTCTGGTCCCGGGCGGTCGAGATCTCCCACGTGCTCGCGTAGGCGCGCTCGGCGGCGGCGTTCACCTCGGGGTCGTCGGTGAGGAGCCGGACCCGGTAGAGCGCCTGCCGGGCCGCCGTGCGGCGGCGGTGGGCCTCGTCCCGCGCCGCGACGTACGCCTCGGTGCCCGGGGCCTCCCGGCCGCTGTACCAGCGGTCCGCCTGGCCGTGCCGGTAGTCCTCCATCGCCTCGGCGAACGCGCTGTAGGTCGTCATGCGCTCGCGCCGGAGCGCCTCGGACCGGGCGAACGACTCGCCGCGCTCCGACACCCGGCGCTGGAGGACATGCGTGATCACCGAGCCGAGCAGCGTCCCCACGACCGCCACGGCACTCGTCCAGATCGCTTCCATGGCGTCAGCTGATCACGTGAGGGGCCGGTGTGGCCACGGGGACCTTCATGGCGGAGGAGCGTGGCCGGCGGTGCGGACGTGGTCGTGGGCGAGGCGGGTGAACGCGTGGGCGGCGGCGCTGTGGTACGCGGCCTCCCGGCGCAGCAGGGCGACCGTGCGGGAGGGGAGGGGCGGCCGTACGGCGACGGGGATCAGCCGCGGATCGTCCTCCGCGATGGCGTCCGGGAGCACGGTGGCCAGCCCGGTGCGCCGGACGATCTCGGTGAGCGCCTGGAGGGAGTTGGCCTCGACCGCGATGCGCGGGCTCACCCGGTGGAGCGCGAAGTAGGCGTCGACATGCCCGCGCGTCGTGAAGTCGGCGCTGAGAAGGGCGAGTTCGACGCGGGCGAGCTCGTGCGGGGAGAGGGGAGGGGCGGCGGCCGGCCCGTCGGTCCGGGGGCCTGTGACGAGGCTCAGCGTCTCGGTGAAGAGCGGGGCCGCCGCGATGCCCGGCTGGTGCGGTCCGTCGAAGGCGATGCCCACGTCGAGGTCGTCGGCGAGCAGGGCCGCCTCCAGCTCGTCCTGGGCCATCTCCCGGAAGGTGAGGGTGATGCCCGGGTGGCGGGTGTGGAGCTCGGCGGTGAGGGGGCCGATGAGGTACGCGGTGAACGTCGGGGTCGCCGCCAGCCGCAGCCGCCCCTCGGACAGGTCCCGGACGTCCCGCACGGCCCGCTCGGCGGCGGCGAGATCGCGCAGCGCGCGCCGGGCGTGCCGGACGTAGACCTCC is a window from the Streptomyces mobaraensis genome containing:
- a CDS encoding alpha/beta fold hydrolase gives rise to the protein MVNFVLVAGARLGAWAWDDVVPHLRAAGHGVHPLTLSGLAEKRGVPAGQRTHVRDIVDAVERRELRDVVLVGHSYAGIPVGQAAGRIGDRLRRVVFVDAEVPSDGASFVSAWPDGGAAVTAEIDGHGGFWPAVPAAHYAGHGLTEEQIARIVAGATPHPGATLTEPAVLARPLDELPATYVLCRLAGDEPGDAVRGLLTGPLWRRADLDTGHWPMFSRPRELADVLLDAAGLNAPAERPC
- a CDS encoding DUF4232 domain-containing protein, whose protein sequence is MNRTPRTLSLAALLIVCTAAPLACARPAPAPTVRDEPGGRPGPRTPSAGPSRSTPAVPGASAAACPRDGLRVTAGPVDAAMGLRSMSVRLDNCGTAPRTLEGRPRLRVLGEKGEALDVAVHDDLTAATRPGGPATPARPLTLRPGAAAVAVVLWRNTYDDTRRPPLLGRHLEVTPAPGVPAQTVEPEGGLDLGSTGKVAVGPWKPAG
- a CDS encoding GTP-binding protein, producing MAGERGRPHHRKHRTIGTIGHRGHGKTTLAVAAGKAAAKAYRQDAGAVERIVEAAGSTRAALAPYSTHSAYATPGCHYTHFDTEARHVGDLLGHTPLDGVVLVVSALGAVPPQAREHLRLARGAGVRRLAVYLNKCDALADPEAADEAERAVRAFLREQGLDDERVPIVRGSALQALAGDLFWEASVIELMETLDARMHV
- the cynR gene encoding transcriptional regulator CynR — protein: MALELRHLRYLLAVAEHRNFTRAAEDLHISQPTLSQQIKQLERTVGAQLLDRTGRAVRLTDAGEVYVRHARRALRDLAAAERAVRDVRDLSEGRLRLAATPTFTAYLIGPLTAELHTRHPGITLTFREMAQDELEAALLADDLDVGIAFDGPHQPGIAAAPLFTETLSLVTGPRTDGPAAAPPLSPHELARVELALLSADFTTRGHVDAYFALHRVSPRIAVEANSLQALTEIVRRTGLATVLPDAIAEDDPRLIPVAVRPPLPSRTVALLRREAAYHSAAAHAFTRLAHDHVRTAGHAPPP